From the genome of Gorilla gorilla gorilla isolate KB3781 chromosome 4, NHGRI_mGorGor1-v2.1_pri, whole genome shotgun sequence, one region includes:
- the SMIM33 gene encoding small integral membrane protein 33 translates to MHQAGHYSWPSPAVNSSSEQEPQRQLPEVLSGTWEQPQVDGLPVVTVIVAVFVLLAVCIIVAVHFGPRLHQGHATLPTEPPTPKPDGGIYLIHWRVLGPQDSPEEAPLGPLVPGSCPAPDGPRPSIDEVTYL, encoded by the exons ATGCACCAG GCTGGCCACTACTCCTGGCCTTCTCCAGCTGTGAACAGTTCATCAGAGCAGGAGCCCCAGAGGCAGCTTCCGGAGGTGCTAAGTGGCACCTGGGAACAACCTCAAGTTGACGGGCTGCCTGTGGTCACCGTCATTGTCGCTGTCTTTGTTCTGCTGGCAGTCTGCATCATAGTGGCAGTCCATTTTGGGCCAAGGCTGCACCAGGGCCATGCCACTCTCCCTACAGAGCCACCGACCCCAAAGCCAGATGGTGGCATCTACCTCATCCACTGGCGGGTGCTGGGCCCCCAAGACAGTCCTGAAGAAGCACCACTGGGCCCTCTTGTCCCAGGCTCCTGCCCTGCGCCAGATGGACCCAGGCCCAGCATCGATGAAGTCACTTATCTGTAG
- the STING1 gene encoding stimulator of interferon genes protein isoform X2 has protein sequence MLALLGLSQALNILLGLKGLAPAEISAVCEKGNFNVAHGLAWSYYIGYLRLILPELQARIRTYNQHYNNLLRDAVSQRLYILLPLDCGVPDNLSMADPNIRFLDKLPQQTADRAGIKDRVYSNSIYELLENGQRAGTCVLEYATPLQTLFAMSQCSQAGFSREDRLEQAKLFCRTLEDILADAPESQNNCRLIAYQEPADDSSFSLSQEVLRHLRQEEKEEVTVGSLKTSAVPSTSTMSQEPELLISGMEKPLPLRTDFS, from the exons ATGCTTGCCCTCCTGGGCCTCTCGCAGGCACTGAACATCCTCCTGGGCCTCAAG GGCCTGGCCCCAGCTGAGATCTCTGCAGTCTGTGAAAAAGGGAATTTCAACGTGGCCCATGGGCTGGCATGGTCATATTACATCGGATATCTGCGGCTGATCCTGCCAG AGCTCCAGGCCCGGATTCGAACTTACAATCAGCATTACAACAACCTGCTACGGGATGCAGTGAGCCAGCGGCTGTATATTCTCCTCCCATTGGACTGTGGGGTGCCTGATAACCTGAGTATGGCTGACCCCAACATTCGCTTCCTGGATAAACTGCCCCAGCAGACCGCTGACCGTGCTGGCATCAAGGATCGGGTTTACAGCAACAGCATCTATGAGCTTCTGGAGAACGGGCAGCGG GCAGGCACCTGTGTCCTGGAGTACGCCACCCCCTTGCAGACTTTGTTTGCCATGTCACAATGCAGTCAAGCTGGCTTTAGCCGGGAGGATAGGCTTGAGCAGGCCAAACTCTTCTGCCGGACACTTGAGGACATCCTGGCAGATGCCCCTGAGTCTCAGAACAACTGCCGCCTCATTGCCTACCAGG AACCTGCAGATGACAGCAGCTTCTCGCTGTCCCAGGAGGTTCTCCGGCACCTGCggcaggaggaaaaggaagaggttaCTGTGGGCAGCTTGAAGACCTCAGCTGTGCCCAGTACCTCCACGATGTCCCAAGAGCCTGAGCTCCTCATCAGTGGAATGGAAAAGCCCCTCCCTCTCCGCACGGATTTCTCCTGA
- the STING1 gene encoding stimulator of interferon genes protein isoform X1 — MPHSSLHPSIPCPRGHGAQKAALVLLSACLVTLWGLGEPPEHTLRCLVLHLASLQLGLLLNGLCSLAEELRHIHSRYRGSYWRTVRACLGCPLRRGALLLLSIYFYYSLPNAVGPPFTWMLALLGLSQALNILLGLKGLAPAEISAVCEKGNFNVAHGLAWSYYIGYLRLILPELQARIRTYNQHYNNLLRDAVSQRLYILLPLDCGVPDNLSMADPNIRFLDKLPQQTADRAGIKDRVYSNSIYELLENGQRAGTCVLEYATPLQTLFAMSQCSQAGFSREDRLEQAKLFCRTLEDILADAPESQNNCRLIAYQEPADDSSFSLSQEVLRHLRQEEKEEVTVGSLKTSAVPSTSTMSQEPELLISGMEKPLPLRTDFS; from the exons ATGCCCCACTCCAGCCTGCATCCATCCATCCCGTGTCCCAGGGGTCACGGGGCCCAGAAGGCAGCCTTGGTTCTGCTGAGTGCCTGCCTGGTGACCCTTTGGGGGCTAGGAGAGCCACCAGAGCACACTCTCCGGTGCCTGGTGCTCCACCTAGCCTCCCTGCAGCTGGGACTGCTGTTAAACGGGCTCTGCAGCCTGGCTGAGGAGCTGCGCCACATCCACTCCAG GTACCGGGGCAGCTACTGGAGGACTGTGCGGGCCTGCCTGGGCTGCCCCCTCCGCCGTGGGGCCCTGTTGCTGCTGTCCATCTATTTCTACTACTCCCTCCCAAATGCGGTCGGCCCGCCCTTCACTTGGATGCTTGCCCTCCTGGGCCTCTCGCAGGCACTGAACATCCTCCTGGGCCTCAAG GGCCTGGCCCCAGCTGAGATCTCTGCAGTCTGTGAAAAAGGGAATTTCAACGTGGCCCATGGGCTGGCATGGTCATATTACATCGGATATCTGCGGCTGATCCTGCCAG AGCTCCAGGCCCGGATTCGAACTTACAATCAGCATTACAACAACCTGCTACGGGATGCAGTGAGCCAGCGGCTGTATATTCTCCTCCCATTGGACTGTGGGGTGCCTGATAACCTGAGTATGGCTGACCCCAACATTCGCTTCCTGGATAAACTGCCCCAGCAGACCGCTGACCGTGCTGGCATCAAGGATCGGGTTTACAGCAACAGCATCTATGAGCTTCTGGAGAACGGGCAGCGG GCAGGCACCTGTGTCCTGGAGTACGCCACCCCCTTGCAGACTTTGTTTGCCATGTCACAATGCAGTCAAGCTGGCTTTAGCCGGGAGGATAGGCTTGAGCAGGCCAAACTCTTCTGCCGGACACTTGAGGACATCCTGGCAGATGCCCCTGAGTCTCAGAACAACTGCCGCCTCATTGCCTACCAGG AACCTGCAGATGACAGCAGCTTCTCGCTGTCCCAGGAGGTTCTCCGGCACCTGCggcaggaggaaaaggaagaggttaCTGTGGGCAGCTTGAAGACCTCAGCTGTGCCCAGTACCTCCACGATGTCCCAAGAGCCTGAGCTCCTCATCAGTGGAATGGAAAAGCCCCTCCCTCTCCGCACGGATTTCTCCTGA